In one Bosea sp. RAC05 genomic region, the following are encoded:
- a CDS encoding creatininase family protein produces MAAKTDPLVHMGTITGGEAREILKDNPVILLPMGSHEDQGPHAPMGDYLLAEKIAELAAIRASKAGTRTLVAPVLPFGGADWFGSMTGGIAISQATLTTVIAEMVDSLHRNGLTRIIVINGHGGNVGPISEVARELYLREQIVLPSLYLWRIGYGLLPGILGGADKAAAVAGHGADPLTSIGLHLFPELIRKDLIPDAKPLKRDPILDLPFTGLGLASFEGHEVAMPNEYDETYNLGVAKGDPRLCSAETGAALTEKLTDICARFIAHFASKVEA; encoded by the coding sequence ATGGCTGCCAAAACCGACCCCCTCGTCCATATGGGCACGATCACCGGGGGCGAGGCCCGCGAGATCCTGAAGGACAACCCCGTCATCCTGCTCCCCATGGGCAGCCATGAGGACCAGGGCCCTCACGCCCCGATGGGTGACTACCTTCTCGCCGAGAAGATCGCCGAGCTCGCCGCCATCCGCGCCAGCAAGGCCGGGACGCGCACGCTGGTGGCGCCCGTGCTGCCCTTCGGCGGCGCCGACTGGTTCGGCTCGATGACCGGCGGCATCGCGATCTCGCAGGCGACGCTGACCACCGTCATCGCCGAGATGGTGGATTCGCTGCATCGCAATGGCCTCACCCGGATCATCGTCATCAACGGCCATGGCGGCAATGTCGGCCCGATCTCGGAGGTCGCCCGCGAACTCTATCTGCGCGAGCAGATCGTCCTGCCGAGCCTTTATCTCTGGCGTATCGGCTACGGCCTGCTGCCGGGCATCCTCGGCGGAGCCGACAAGGCCGCCGCCGTCGCCGGCCACGGCGCCGACCCGCTGACCTCGATCGGCCTGCATCTCTTCCCCGAGCTGATCCGCAAGGACCTGATCCCCGACGCCAAGCCGCTGAAGCGCGACCCCATCCTCGACCTGCCCTTCACCGGGCTCGGCCTCGCGAGCTTCGAGGGCCACGAGGTCGCGATGCCCAACGAATATGACGAGACCTACAATCTCGGCGTCGCCAAGGGCGATCCGCGCCTCTGCTCGGCCGAGACCGGCGCCGCGCTGACCGAGAAGCTGACCGACATCTGCGCCCGCTTCATCGCGCATTTCGCCAGCAAGGTCGAAGCCTGA